In one window of candidate division WOR-3 bacterium DNA:
- the amrB gene encoding AmmeMemoRadiSam system protein B, with the protein MIQNCSAAEYRESIHAGSWYPGKEKDLRDVIKTYLKNAKVRITGDIYGLVAPHAGYMYSGPFAAFGYKLLENKEFDAVIVIGPSHYHGFGGVSVDKMAGRVTPLGKVEFDQRLIEELIKQNPRLIKYEPDAHTQEHSVEIQIPFLQMVLKSFKLVEIVMGSQDYKTCEELASALINATKNKKVLFVASSDLSHYHDQKNAERLDQLVIEAVEKFDPELLAKRLAADSCEACGGGPIVTVMLAAKKMGADKSKVLIYGTSGNITGDYHQVVGYLAAAFFKGEEQSHNQVGVDLGFTEEEKKLLKEIARKTIEAAVKGERLPEFKDLPERLKQPYGVFVTINKHGNLRGCIGHIIADEPLYKVCQEMAKAAALQDPRFHPVTEAELPDLEIEISVLTPLERVKDFKEIVIGRDGLLIRRGYHSGLLLPQVATDYNWTVEEFLEQTCLKAGLPEDAYKLKDTEIYKFSAQIF; encoded by the coding sequence ATGATCCAAAATTGCAGTGCTGCTGAATACCGGGAATCCATCCATGCAGGTTCATGGTACCCGGGAAAGGAAAAGGACCTGCGCGATGTGATAAAGACCTATCTAAAAAACGCCAAGGTTAGGATTACCGGTGATATCTATGGATTGGTTGCGCCCCATGCTGGATACATGTATTCTGGACCCTTTGCGGCTTTTGGTTATAAACTTCTGGAGAATAAAGAGTTCGACGCAGTGATTGTGATCGGTCCCAGCCACTACCATGGATTTGGCGGAGTTTCGGTAGACAAAATGGCAGGACGGGTGACCCCTCTTGGAAAGGTGGAATTTGATCAAAGACTCATTGAGGAGCTCATTAAACAGAATCCCCGGTTGATAAAGTATGAGCCCGATGCCCATACGCAAGAGCATTCTGTAGAAATCCAGATTCCTTTTCTCCAGATGGTTCTGAAGAGTTTCAAACTTGTAGAAATCGTCATGGGTTCCCAGGATTACAAAACCTGTGAGGAACTCGCCTCTGCACTGATCAATGCTACAAAAAATAAGAAGGTCCTATTTGTTGCGAGCTCGGATCTTTCCCATTATCATGATCAAAAGAATGCGGAAAGACTTGACCAGTTGGTGATCGAAGCCGTAGAAAAATTTGATCCCGAACTTCTGGCAAAACGCCTTGCTGCGGATAGTTGTGAGGCCTGTGGTGGTGGTCCTATCGTCACGGTGATGCTTGCAGCAAAAAAGATGGGTGCAGACAAATCTAAGGTGTTAATCTATGGCACGAGTGGCAATATAACCGGTGATTATCACCAGGTCGTGGGTTATCTCGCAGCTGCATTCTTTAAAGGCGAGGAGCAAAGTCATAACCAAGTCGGAGTCGACCTCGGTTTTACCGAAGAAGAGAAGAAACTCCTTAAAGAGATTGCCCGTAAGACGATAGAGGCGGCGGTAAAAGGAGAAAGGCTACCCGAGTTCAAAGATTTACCAGAACGATTGAAGCAACCTTATGGTGTATTTGTGACGATTAACAAACATGGGAATTTAAGGGGCTGTATCGGACATATCATTGCTGATGAGCCTTTATACAAAGTGTGCCAAGAGATGGCAAAGGCTGCAGCCCTCCAGGATCCTCGCTTCCATCCGGTCACCGAAGCGGAGTTACCGGATTTAGAGATCGAGATTTCGGTCCTCACCCCTTTGGAACGGGTTAAAGACTTCAAGGAGATTGTCATTGGTCGGGACGGGCTTCTAATCCGCCGCGGTTATCACAGTGGTCTCCTCCTTCCTCAGGTTGCCACCGATTATAACTGGACAGTAGAGGAATTTCTGGAGCAGACCTGTTTGAAAGCGGGTTTGCCCGAAGATGCGTATAAATTAAAAGACACCGAGATTTATAAATTCTCCGCCCAGATCTTTTGA
- a CDS encoding biotin transporter BioY → MNITQRLELFYAERVRYFKLLRTISWTKKIGLSLLFALITGIFAQIRIPLGFTPVPVTGQVFAVLMSGVLLGGFYGGMSMVFYLLLGGLGVPWFAGLRSGLMPGPTLGYLFGFIPAAVFVGIFIHRFRNLLAQLLIMLGGIAIIYFLGAVNFAWYLRVEFPTTLKLAVLPFIPFDIAKAIIAGFVSRALIPDR, encoded by the coding sequence ATGAATATCACTCAGAGGCTTGAATTATTTTATGCAGAAAGAGTTCGTTATTTTAAGTTGTTAAGAACGATATCCTGGACCAAAAAGATTGGTCTTTCGTTATTGTTTGCACTGATAACGGGCATATTTGCTCAGATCCGAATACCCTTGGGTTTTACACCCGTACCTGTAACCGGTCAGGTCTTTGCTGTATTGATGAGCGGGGTTTTGTTAGGCGGTTTTTATGGCGGAATGAGCATGGTATTTTACCTCCTCCTGGGAGGACTTGGTGTTCCTTGGTTTGCCGGTCTGCGGAGTGGTTTGATGCCGGGTCCAACCCTTGGTTATCTCTTCGGTTTTATTCCTGCAGCAGTCTTCGTCGGTATCTTTATTCACAGATTCCGCAACCTGCTCGCTCAATTATTGATAATGCTTGGCGGTATAGCGATCATCTATTTTCTCGGTGCGGTGAATTTCGCCTGGTATTTGAGGGTAGAATTTCCTACGACCCTTAAACTTGCTGTCTTGCCTTTCATACCTTTTGACATTGCCAAGGCAATCATTGCCGGTTTTGTATCCAGAGCCCTGATTCCAGATAGATGA
- the chrA gene encoding chromate efflux transporter, whose product MNSLKAIARTFFKIGLFGFGGGPGMLAMVRNECVKKKGLITDDELTTAVAIGQMLPGPFVPNYCEYIGYCLAGLRGAVVAGIALLFPSFLIMLILSYLYFTFHTLPAVAQIFKGIGAVMTGIILWAGFDMGKVVLIRTNRIIVFVFSLVLFLIKFDPVLAVLSAGFLNLLLERMRVFKIISVVPLITFDLKKAMELFGIFAKIGSVIFGGGYAAIPFIQKEVSVYRNWLSPKEFLDGFALGQITPGPVAITATFVGFKVMGLIGALIATIGIFLPSFLMLILLVKVYKKVEGNLYVQSFLDGIKSAVVAILISTGIFFIPANWVNLSYGILGTATFLLLLFVKKIDPVLFIIAGILLGIFIG is encoded by the coding sequence ATGAACTCATTAAAAGCAATTGCTCGGACCTTCTTCAAAATTGGATTGTTTGGCTTCGGGGGTGGTCCAGGGATGCTGGCGATGGTCAGAAATGAGTGTGTGAAAAAGAAAGGACTTATTACCGATGATGAACTCACGACCGCGGTCGCAATCGGCCAGATGTTACCTGGTCCTTTTGTCCCCAATTACTGCGAGTATATTGGCTACTGCCTTGCAGGATTGCGCGGTGCGGTTGTTGCCGGAATTGCCCTTTTATTCCCTTCCTTTCTTATCATGCTCATCCTTTCTTATCTCTATTTCACCTTTCACACCTTGCCAGCAGTAGCACAAATTTTTAAAGGGATTGGTGCGGTGATGACAGGGATCATCCTCTGGGCAGGCTTTGATATGGGAAAGGTGGTGCTCATCAGGACGAATCGGATAATCGTCTTTGTTTTTTCATTGGTTCTATTTTTAATCAAATTTGATCCGGTCCTCGCGGTTTTATCTGCTGGTTTTTTGAATTTGCTTCTTGAACGGATGAGAGTTTTCAAAATCATATCGGTGGTACCTTTAATCACCTTTGATTTAAAAAAAGCAATGGAATTGTTCGGAATCTTTGCGAAAATTGGCAGTGTGATATTTGGTGGAGGTTATGCAGCGATCCCGTTTATTCAGAAAGAAGTATCGGTATATCGCAATTGGCTTAGTCCAAAAGAATTCCTTGATGGCTTTGCCCTCGGACAGATCACCCCAGGACCAGTAGCGATCACTGCCACATTTGTTGGCTTCAAGGTGATGGGGTTGATCGGTGCCCTCATTGCGACAATCGGGATATTTCTGCCATCTTTTTTAATGCTCATACTGTTAGTAAAGGTCTATAAAAAGGTCGAAGGGAATCTTTATGTTCAATCATTTTTGGACGGAATAAAATCAGCAGTGGTTGCAATTTTAATATCAACCGGAATTTTTTTTATCCCTGCCAACTGGGTTAATCTCTCCTATGGGATTTTGGGTACAGCAACCTTTCTTTTGCTTCTTTTTGTGAAAAAGATTGACCCGGTGTTATTCATTATCGCGGGCATCTTGCTGGGGATCTTCATTGGATAA
- the larE gene encoding ATP-dependent sacrificial sulfur transferase LarE has product MRIELERLKKILKRYPGAIIAFSGGVDSTLLLKIARLVLKDKVIAVTAKSPLYPESEIKNACSIARRLQVCHIIIETDELKNPEFIKNSQSRCFHCKMELFKRLKEIGAKYGYVVLEGSNYSDLKDFRPGLVAARRLGVLSPLIEARIKKEKIREIAKRLRLPNWNKPSMACLASRIPYGQKIDKKILQRIEEAEKFLMRMHFRQCRVRDHFPIARIEIPASDFGKMLRNCKKVVKFFKKLGYKYITLDLEGYRTGSMNL; this is encoded by the coding sequence TTGAGAATAGAGCTGGAAAGATTAAAAAAAATCTTAAAAAGATATCCAGGAGCGATAATCGCCTTTTCCGGTGGGGTTGATTCTACACTCCTTTTGAAGATCGCTCGGCTCGTCTTGAAAGACAAAGTCATTGCGGTAACCGCGAAATCGCCTCTCTATCCTGAAAGTGAAATAAAAAATGCTTGTAGTATTGCCCGGCGCTTGCAGGTGTGTCATATCATTATTGAGACTGATGAATTAAAAAATCCGGAATTTATTAAAAACTCCCAAAGCCGTTGTTTTCATTGTAAGATGGAGTTATTTAAGAGATTGAAAGAAATCGGTGCCAAGTATGGTTACGTCGTATTAGAAGGGAGTAACTACTCAGATTTAAAAGACTTTCGCCCGGGTTTAGTCGCAGCAAGAAGACTGGGTGTCTTATCTCCATTGATTGAAGCAAGGATAAAAAAAGAAAAGATCAGAGAGATTGCCAAAAGACTTAGACTACCTAATTGGAATAAGCCTTCTATGGCGTGTCTGGCATCCAGGATCCCCTATGGTCAAAAGATAGATAAAAAAATCCTGCAGCGGATAGAGGAGGCTGAAAAATTTCTCATGCGAATGCATTTTCGCCAGTGCCGGGTGCGTGACCATTTTCCGATCGCCAGGATTGAGATACCGGCTTCGGATTTTGGAAAAATGTTAAGGAATTGTAAGAAGGTGGTCAAATTTTTTAAGAAGTTGGGCTACAAGTATATCACATTGGACCTTGAGGGATACCGGACTGGAAGCATGAACTTATGA